In the candidate division WOR-3 bacterium genome, AAGAATTTATAGATGAAAGCTGCTTACATAGAATCTCATGGCGGTCCTGAGGTTATAAAAATTGGAGAATTGAAAGAATCTGAATTAAAAGATGGATACGTAAAAGTTAGGGTTAAGGCTGTTAGTTTAAACCATCTTGATTTATGGGTTAGAAAAGGACTCCCAAATTTAAAAATACAGTTTCCCCATATACTTGGTTCTGATATAGCTGGAATAATTGAAGATATAAAGGGGGAAAGCTTATTTAAAAGAGGTGATAAAGTAATTCTTTATCCTGCTACTTTCTGCGGTTCTTGTGATAAATGTATCTCAGGAAAAGAAAATTTATGTAAGGAATATAAAATACTCGGAGAAAACACCTGGGGAGGAAATGCTGAATTCATTATTGTGAAAAAAGAGTTAATTTTACCTTTTCCTTCTAATTTAAGTTTTGAAGAGGCATCTTCTCTACCCCTCACTTTGTTAACAGCAATGCATATGGTTAAAAAAAGTAAAATAAAACCCTATCAAACAGCCCTTGTTATGGCTGCAGGTAGTGGAGTAAGTGTTATGTTAATCCAAATTTTAAAAGCTTTCAATGTTTATGTAATTGCAACATCAAGTAAAAAAGAAAAACTTGATAGAGCAAAAGAAATTGGTGTTGACGAAGTTATTAACTATTCAGAAAAAGATTGGGAAAAAAAACTTAAAGGTAGAACAATAGATTGCATATTTGATCACACAGGAAAGGAATTTTTACCTTCCCTTTTAAAAATTGTAAAATGGGGAGGAAAAATAGTAATATGTGGTGCAACTTCTGGAGCTGATGCAAACATTGATTTAAGGTATATATTTTTTAAACAAATAAGTTTAATAGGTTCAACTATGGGAAGAAGAAAGGACCTTATTGACGGACTTCAACTTGTTAATATAGGGAAAATAAAACCTGTTATTTACGAAGTTTTACCACTTGAAAAAATAGTTGAAGCACATAGAATGTTAGAAGAAAGAAAAGCATTTGGAAAAATTGTTTTAAAAGTAAGTTAAATTTATCTAAAAATTTTAACTTTTTTTATACTTTTTTCATCTCTTGATATTATTTGAAATTTATAATCACTAAACTCAAGAATTTCATTTTCTTCGGGAAAATCACCTTTAAGTTCTATCAGAAAACCTGCAATTGTTTCGTAAGGTCCTTCTGGAAAAATAATTCCGTAAACTTCTTTTAAATCATCTATTCTTGTTTTTCCATCAACAACTATTTCTTTTTCAAATTCATGGAATTCACCAAGCAGTTCAAAAATAATATCCTCTTTTGTAAAGAAACCTTTTATCACACCATATTCATCTACAACAATTGCGATATGAATATTATTCTCCTTCATTTTTTTTAGAGCCATTTCAATTTTTGTATTTTCAGCAAAAAAAAGAATTTTATTTACTTTTTGTAAAAGTTCTTCCTTAGTTAAAGAATTCAGTATATCTTTCTTTAAAAGGTAACCTATTATATTATCAACACTATTTTTATAAACAGGAATTTTTTTATATTCAATACTATAAACTGTTTTTTTAATGCTTTCTAAGGGCTCATCAATGTTAATTGCAAATAGTTCTGTTCTTGGTTTTAAAACTTCTATAACTTCTTTTTCGCTGAAATAAAGAGATGACTTAAGGCTTCTTCCTATCTCTGGTGGAATTATACCTTTTCTTTCTTTAAGAAAAATAAGCCATAAAAGTTCATCTCTTTTAGATTGAAATTCACCTTTTAAAAATTTGTTATAAATTTTTGTTAAAAGGTTAATAAAAGGGGAAAAAATTAAGTAAAAAATAAAGATTATCGGATGAAAAATTTTTATAAAATTAAAAGAGAATTTAGAAGCTATATATTTAGGTAAAAATTCACCAACTATTATTATTAAAATAAAAGAAAAAAAAGCTCCTGAAAAAATTGCCTCCCACATGGAAACTTCAAGACTAAAATATCCTGTAAATAAAATTGCTATAGAAACATTAACTAAGTTATTTAAAAGTAAAATAGTATTTAAAATTTCTCTTGGTTTTTTTAAAAACACTTTTCTTGCATATTTTGATGAAGCTAAAAAAATTTTATCAATATCAAGGGAAACAAAGGCTGTTTCAAATCCAGAACATAAAAAGGATAAAAAAAGAAGAAAAACTATTAAAAGTATAAACTCTTTTTCCATTAAAAAAATTCAACAGAAAAAGCTTTCTCAATTTTCTCAACAAGTCCCTTTAAAACAGGTTTTGGACCAAATTCTATCCCTTCTTTTACTCCCTCCTTTTTTAAAAATAAAACTGAATCAATAAACAAAACAGGTGATAAAATCTGTTTTTTTAAATTTTCTTTTATCTCTTCCGGGTCATTGCTTGCCTTTCCAGTTGAATTTTGAATAATCTTAAATAAGGGTTTTTTAAATTCTTCCCTTTCAATGTATTTTTCAAATTCAATTGCTGCATCTTTCATTAAAGGTGAATGGAATGCTCCTGAAACATTTAATTTTAAAACTTTTTTGTAATTTCTCTTTTTAGCAAGTTCTAAAAATTTTTCTACACTTGAAACAGGTCCTGAAACTATATACTGCTCTTCTGTATTGTGATTTGCTATAACAAGATTATGGTCACCAATTTCTTTCAATATTTCAATAACTTCCTCTTTTTTCATTCCAAGAGCCACTCCCATTGTTCCTTTTGTTTTCACTCCTGCTTCCTGCATAAGTTTTCCTCTTATCTTAACAAGTTTTATTACACTTTCAAAATTTAAAACAGAGGAAGCATAAAGTGCTCCAAATTCTCCGAGGGAATGTCCAAGGGAATAACCTATATCATCTAATCCTTTTTCTTCTTTATAAATCTCAAATTTCCCTATTCCAACTGCAAGTATAGCAGGTTGAGCAATTTCAGTTTGAGTAAGCACTTCCTCAGGACCTTCAAACATAATTTTTTTTAAAGGAAAATCAAGGATTTTTTCAGCTTCATCTATAACTTTTTTAAATATTCCATTTTTCTCATATAAATCTTTACCCATACCAACAAATTGAGACCCCTGTCCTGTAAAGAAAATAGCTTTTACCATTCTATCAAAGCAGAACCCCAGGTAAAACCTGCTCCAAAACTAACAAGAAGAATTAAATCTCCCTTTTTAAGAATATTTTTTTCCTCCATTTCAGAGAGGGCTATGGGAATTGAAGCAGCTGAAGTATTACCATATTTATCTATATTCACATATACTTTTTCTTTTGGCATATTTAACCTTTCTCTCAAAGCTTCAATAATTCTTATATTTGCTTGATGGGGAACAAAAAAATCAATTTCTTCAGGTTTAATTTTGTTCCTTTTAAGAATAATATCCACAGCTTCTTCCATTTTTAAAACTGCATTTTTAAAAACTTCCTTACCTTTCATTTTTATAAAGCATTCTCTCTTTTCAAAAACTTCAGGTGAAAAGGGCTTTAAAGAACCCCCTGCAGGCATAATAAGAAGATCTTTTAAAGAGCCATCAGAACCAAGAAAAACATCAATAATTTTATCTTTTGAATTTGTATTTGTCACTAAAACTGCTCCTGCTCCATCTCCAAATAAAACACA is a window encoding:
- a CDS encoding zinc-binding dehydrogenase; this translates as MKAAYIESHGGPEVIKIGELKESELKDGYVKVRVKAVSLNHLDLWVRKGLPNLKIQFPHILGSDIAGIIEDIKGESLFKRGDKVILYPATFCGSCDKCISGKENLCKEYKILGENTWGGNAEFIIVKKELILPFPSNLSFEEASSLPLTLLTAMHMVKKSKIKPYQTALVMAAGSGVSVMLIQILKAFNVYVIATSSKKEKLDRAKEIGVDEVINYSEKDWEKKLKGRTIDCIFDHTGKEFLPSLLKIVKWGGKIVICGATSGADANIDLRYIFFKQISLIGSTMGRRKDLIDGLQLVNIGKIKPVIYEVLPLEKIVEAHRMLEERKAFGKIVLKVS
- a CDS encoding hemolysin family protein, giving the protein MEKEFILLIVFLLFLSFLCSGFETAFVSLDIDKIFLASSKYARKVFLKKPREILNTILLLNNLVNVSIAILFTGYFSLEVSMWEAIFSGAFFSFILIIIVGEFLPKYIASKFSFNFIKIFHPIIFIFYLIFSPFINLLTKIYNKFLKGEFQSKRDELLWLIFLKERKGIIPPEIGRSLKSSLYFSEKEVIEVLKPRTELFAINIDEPLESIKKTVYSIEYKKIPVYKNSVDNIIGYLLKKDILNSLTKEELLQKVNKILFFAENTKIEMALKKMKENNIHIAIVVDEYGVIKGFFTKEDIIFELLGEFHEFEKEIVVDGKTRIDDLKEVYGIIFPEGPYETIAGFLIELKGDFPEENEILEFSDYKFQIISRDEKSIKKVKIFR
- the fabD gene encoding ACP S-malonyltransferase — encoded protein: MVKAIFFTGQGSQFVGMGKDLYEKNGIFKKVIDEAEKILDFPLKKIMFEGPEEVLTQTEIAQPAILAVGIGKFEIYKEEKGLDDIGYSLGHSLGEFGALYASSVLNFESVIKLVKIRGKLMQEAGVKTKGTMGVALGMKKEEVIEILKEIGDHNLVIANHNTEEQYIVSGPVSSVEKFLELAKKRNYKKVLKLNVSGAFHSPLMKDAAIEFEKYIEREEFKKPLFKIIQNSTGKASNDPEEIKENLKKQILSPVLFIDSVLFLKKEGVKEGIEFGPKPVLKGLVEKIEKAFSVEFF
- a CDS encoding beta-ketoacyl-ACP synthase III; translated protein: MGTEIISVGHYVPPFILSNFDLEKIVETSDEWITERTGIKERRIAEPGIATSDLAKEAALKALSKAGISPEKIEAIIVATATPDTYVVSTACHTQDKLGAKNAFAFDIWAACPGFIYGLKLAKGLINSGEVKNCLVIGAETLSRFLDWEDRSTCVLFGDGAGAVLVTNTNSKDKIIDVFLGSDGSLKDLLIMPAGGSLKPFSPEVFEKRECFIKMKGKEVFKNAVLKMEEAVDIILKRNKIKPEEIDFFVPHQANIRIIEALRERLNMPKEKVYVNIDKYGNTSAASIPIALSEMEEKNILKKGDLILLVSFGAGFTWGSALIEW